Genomic DNA from Bacteroides zhangwenhongii:
CATACAGGTGCTCATCGCCCCATACAGAGAAAAATACATATTCCGCTTGTGTTAAATCCACAAGATCTATGTCGAAGTGCTTACACAAAATCTTATAGAATAGAGAGTCTTTGGGCTTAAATGTTTCCCAAAAATTTACGAAAGCTACTTTCTTTTTCATTTAACTTATATGTCAATTTAACTTTACCGAAATTGTCGATTTACAATTTGCTGGTAACATTTGTATTGCGAATAAGATATTCAATCGACTGTTGTCTCATTATTTGTAAAGCCTCGCTTGCTTTGTTGTAGTCCACCTCTTCTACGCTATCACAATAAGCATATGTTTCACGCTCCGCTGTACCACAATATCGATCTAAAAGACCTGTCAGTTCAAGAAAATCAGTGATGCGTATGCTTTGCATATCAGCAGAATTACGACGAAAAGTAAAAAAACTACGCTGATATACTTGCGAGAATACGCACACATGGAAACTATCTGTAAAAATATAATCTGAATATTTAATTAACGAAATGAAATCTTTAGGCGAAACCTTCGACAATCTGATGTCACCAAAATGAGCAAAATCTGAATATTGCTCCCACAAATAAGGTATATTGACTAACTTCAAGCCTTTTTTCTTTGCAAACTCTATTGCAGTTATTCGGGCATTCATGTTATTTCCAAGAAAGAAACTGAACACATAAGGTTCACCAATGATACGAGAGGAACAAATCTTATCCCAATCTTTGTGTTCAAGTAAAAGCGTAGGATCTAAACAATGCTCCACCTTTTTACCCGTAGCAGATTCAAGCACCGATACCATAGATTTTTCTCGCACACTCACCGCATGATAATTTGCAAGGTCAGCTTTAAAACGTTGCTGTTGTAGTGGAGTCAAAGTGTTAGTACCGAAGCTTGCAGCATATGAAATTTTACGCTTACCCTCTGGTACAAACTTGAGCAACAATATAGGCGAATTGAGCGTAGGAGTCCATACTACATCACTACCAACTACATACATATCATAAAGATTGGCTGTCTCCACTATATTATTATAGCAGTAAAATTTCTTACTATGCGGAGTCACATCCATTCCAAATCGTATCATCTCTTTAAAGCGACACCGGTACTTGAATGTATGTAGCGGATGCTTCAAACGTTGTATCATATTCCATAAAAATACCTTTGTCCCTATCTCTATTGATTTGAGAAAAGGCAACTTTTCACGTTCGCATACACTCGAATCATCAAAAAAGATCTGTTCCGCCTCATGCCCCATCTTACATAAAAAAGTAGGTAATGCATAAGCTTGTAGTGCCCCACCATAGTTAGGCGTACGTTTGAACATTGTAACTACCCCTATCTTCATTTCTTTATCATGCTTTTTAATATATAGGTTATTTTGTAAAGAACGCCTATAGTATATTGATTAAAATTATTTCTAACCATGTTGCTCCACATTCTATAAATTGGTACATATAAAGCTTTTTCAACCGCTTCCTTCATATTATGACTCTCCTTGTAGAATCGCCAGAACTTTTGACTATTGGGTTCATAAGGCGTAGAAGTAAAAAAGAGTCCATTCCATGCAGTAGCATCTTTCAACGTTGATTCCACCACACTGATGCCTTGCAATTTCCTCAATACTTTTAGTGCTTTCTCCGACTGAACGAATACAATACTAACACCTTTGTTGTCTGCAAATTCAGAATCCAGCGACTCAATACCCCAAAAGTCCGCTAATGTTATATCACTTCCATTCTTACCATCCTTTGAAGGACATTGATGGCAGCTCGGTCTAAGGTATAGATTGTACAAAAAACCTTTAAGATAAATATTCAACATGAACCCCTCTGAGCATATCGTACGCTCTTTACCTTCACTATCTTTACCTTTTACCACAAAACCATAGTTTTTCCACTCATAACCCTGATCTTGCTTACCTCGGAATATAATGGAAGTAATGGTTTTACAATTGGTCTTATACTTCAAGTGTTCCAAATAAGTGCGCCAAATTTCAGGACTTGGTACACCGTGA
This window encodes:
- a CDS encoding polysaccharide pyruvyl transferase family protein, which encodes MKIGVVTMFKRTPNYGGALQAYALPTFLCKMGHEAEQIFFDDSSVCEREKLPFLKSIEIGTKVFLWNMIQRLKHPLHTFKYRCRFKEMIRFGMDVTPHSKKFYCYNNIVETANLYDMYVVGSDVVWTPTLNSPILLLKFVPEGKRKISYAASFGTNTLTPLQQQRFKADLANYHAVSVREKSMVSVLESATGKKVEHCLDPTLLLEHKDWDKICSSRIIGEPYVFSFFLGNNMNARITAIEFAKKKGLKLVNIPYLWEQYSDFAHFGDIRLSKVSPKDFISLIKYSDYIFTDSFHVCVFSQVYQRSFFTFRRNSADMQSIRITDFLELTGLLDRYCGTAERETYAYCDSVEEVDYNKASEALQIMRQQSIEYLIRNTNVTSKL
- a CDS encoding Coenzyme F420 hydrogenase/dehydrogenase, beta subunit C-terminal domain, translating into MINITDKSKCCGCSACVQRCPKQCIVMQGDEEGFLYPQVDVSLCIDCGACETVCPVINQDEPITPLKVFAAKNSDDEQRLCSSSGGVFIRLAEKTICEGGVVFGARFDKYWGVEHSYAETLEELEPLMRSKYVQSRIGNAYKKAECFLRQGRKVLFVGTACQIAGLRKFLHKDYDNLLAADVICHGVPSPEIWRTYLEHLKYKTNCKTITSIIFRGKQDQGYEWKNYGFVVKGKDSEGKERTICSEGFMLNIYLKGFLYNLYLRPSCHQCPSKDGKNGSDITLADFWGIESLDSEFADNKGVSIVFVQSEKALKVLRKLQGISVVESTLKDATAWNGLFFTSTPYEPNSQKFWRFYKESHNMKEAVEKALYVPIYRMWSNMVRNNFNQYTIGVLYKITYILKSMIKK